A genomic region of Candidatus Krumholzibacteriia bacterium contains the following coding sequences:
- a CDS encoding tryptophan--tRNA ligase, producing MRILSGVQPSGKLHLGNWFGAIKQHLELQEPAGNQCCYFIADYHALTTVHDASTL from the coding sequence ATGCGGATCCTGTCCGGCGTCCAGCCCTCCGGAAAACTGCACCTGGGCAACTGGTTCGGGGCCATCAAGCAGCACCTCGAGCTGCAGGAACCCGCCGGCAACCAGTGCTGCTACTTCATCGCCGACTACCATGCACTGACCACCGTGCACGATGCGTCGACGCTGC